One window from the genome of Megalobrama amblycephala isolate DHTTF-2021 linkage group LG4, ASM1881202v1, whole genome shotgun sequence encodes:
- the pmchl gene encoding pro-melanin-concentrating hormone, like, whose translation MKLSVGTVLITVALFSECYFRTAAIPMTKADETEPDLHGLSESLEENSLRSSPGNSRIIVVADSNLLRTLMSLNKGVPHLSLPENLLSTERRDVDSDLSPSIAIIRRDTMRCMVGRVYRPCWEV comes from the coding sequence ATGAAGCTCTCCGTTGGGACCGTCCTCATCACTGTTGCACTTTTTTCAGAGTGCTACTTCAGAACCGCTGCCATTCCCATGACCAAAGCTGATGAAACTGAGCCAGATCTGCACGGCTTGAGCGAGAGCTTGGAGGAGAACTCTCTGAGATCTTCACCAGGCAACTCCAGGATCATCGTGGTGGCTGACTCCAATCTGCTGAGGACCCTGATGTCTCTGAACAAAGGAGTGCCTCATCTCAGTCTCCCTGAGAACCTTCTCAGCACAGAGCGCAGAGATGTCGATTCAGACTTGAGCCCGAGCATCGCCATCATCAGAAGGGACACCATGAGGTGCATGGTGGGAAGAGTGTATCGGCCATGCTGGGAGGTGTAG